The following proteins are co-located in the Leishmania major strain Friedlin complete genome, chromosome 30 genome:
- a CDS encoding SH3 domain protein-like protein translates to MRYFVVAHEFQAEEDVELSVFKGEILCATEGVAQDGWIKVEATTDARRRGFVPMSYLREISAAEASTSMSAPASSAPPLTGESTSPMRTPQRAGGESSARAALANTTVSTSLDLGNCSGVVAKGFSPSLQPMRSPETTAVHAAPASSSIHLTPAQQAAGPVSRHLLENPNAVVDAFMKNEVYFNQLMQRRASALAQMQSGLEEAMTEVAACKDRSAVLTRKLHDLDGVVERERQRWMDRVEEEKVHVSRSIPYSAPLAVPVSSGTTPLRSPIIGPHSGVGRSVLDDDSPRQLRA, encoded by the coding sequence ATGCGGTACTTCGTCGTGGCGCACGAATTtcaggcggaggaggacgtggagTTGTCCGTCTTCAAAGGCGAGATACTCTGTGCCACGGAGGGCGTCGCCCAGGATGGCTGGATAAAGGTCGAAGCAACCACggacgcgcgccgccgtggcttCGTGCCTATGTCGTACCTCCGCGAAATTTCTGCCGCGGAGGCATCAACCTCGATGTCGGCACCAGCCTCCTCCGCACCGCCGTTGACAGGTGAGTCAACGTCCCCCAtgcgcacgccgcagcgcgctggaggagagTCGTCAGCGAGGGCAGCTCTTGCCAACACGACAGTATCCACGTCGCTGGACCTGGGAAACTGTAGTGGCGTTGTGGCGAAGGGTTTCAGCCCGTCTCTGCAGCCGATGCGCAGCCCTGAGACAACTGCTGTGCACGCTGCCCCGGCTAGCAGCAGCATCCACTTGACCCCCGCTCAGCAAGCTGCCGGTCCGGTCAGTCGCCACCTGCTCGAGAACCCCAACGCTGTTGTCGATGCCTTCATGAAGAACGAGGTGTACTTCAACCAACTaatgcagcggcgcgcctcGGCACTGGCGCAGATGCAGTCGGGTTTGGAGGAGGCCATGACGGAGGTTGCGGCTTGCAAGgaccgcagcgccgtgctCACACGAAAGCTGCACGACCTGGATGGGGTGGtggagcgcgagcgccagcgctgGATGGACcgggtggaggaggaaaaggTGCATGTGAGCCGGTCAATCCCCTACAGCGCGCCGTTGGCTGTACCGGTCAGCTCCGGCACCACACCGCTTCGCTCGCCCATCATCGGCCCACATAGCGGGGTGGGGCGTAGCGTGCTGGACGACGACAGTCCACGCCAGCTCAGGGCATAG